Proteins from a single region of Desulfolutivibrio sulfoxidireducens:
- a CDS encoding YidH family protein: protein MKRRTIPTTAYDLSNPQVLLAWQRNHLANERTFLAWCRTGLALFAFSFVIERFDFFIRQMQALPLFDGLTRRHLHTELISLTTFTVGVAVILMAGWRFIYVRRLINRGEQQFSALPDLLFILSVMGIIISLFGVFWFLVVS from the coding sequence ATGAAACGCCGCACCATCCCGACCACGGCCTACGACCTGTCCAATCCCCAGGTGCTTTTGGCCTGGCAACGCAACCACTTAGCCAACGAGCGCACCTTTTTGGCCTGGTGCCGCACCGGGCTGGCCCTTTTCGCCTTCAGCTTCGTCATCGAACGCTTCGATTTCTTCATCCGCCAGATGCAGGCCCTGCCCCTGTTCGACGGCCTGACCCGCAGGCATCTGCACACCGAGCTGATCAGCCTGACCACCTTTACTGTGGGCGTGGCGGTCATCCTCATGGCCGGATGGCGCTTCATCTACGTGCGGCGCCTGATCAACCGGGGAGAGCAACAGTTCTCGGCCCTGCCGGATCTTCTTTTCATCCTCTCGGTCATGGGCATCATCATCAGCCTTTTCGGGGTGTTCTGGTTCCTGGTGGTCAGCTAG
- a CDS encoding cobyric acid synthase produces MRPLPLPSHGGHLQALARAAGRDPADILDFSASMNPLGPPDGLRAIISRTVSEVVHYPDPDCSGLVTAASRRYGLPPEELVAGNGTSDLLFALARAARPDPGTRRAPSWSRAILAAPCYVDYRRACARAGIEATAVLLDPDHDFSLDWDRLLAGLPRKPALVFLGRPQNPTGRSFPDAPLRELAAFRPDCLFVIDEAFADFVPDFASLTRNRPDNVAVFLSLTKSFAVPGLRLGLLAAEARLVARVRDELAPWAVNAMAQAVGQAFLGDEAYLSRTRSETGRLRRDLAASLAALPGVRVFPGEANFLLCRLEGQADGAVRLGHRLLLEHGLAIRVCADFAGLDGRYFRVAVRRDADNARLLSALAAVLGQGRPRPARPRPTPALMFQGASSNAGKSVLAAALCRILRQDGYAVAPFKAQNMSLNSGVTPDGLEMGRAQILQARACGLAPEAAMNPVLLKPSSETGSQVVVMGRPVGNMDARTYFARKRDFFATVTAAYDDLAARHEVMVIEGAGSPAEVNLMAHDIVNMAMAAHAGARVLLVADIDRGGAFAALAGTMELLPERDRARVVGYVLNRFRGDPGLLGDAPDFVFRMTGRAVLGVVPNIVGLGLPEEDSVSLKAGGLFAARPGAALDLAVIDLPHISNFTDCDALVAEPDVGLRLVRSPGEVAGPRRPDALILPGSKNTLADLRWLRETGLDRSIVDLAATGRCEVVGICAGFQMLGEVVADPLCLESKKQRESGLGLLPLFTELLAEKTLRLVSAGHTRSGLAIRGYEIHHGTTRPAEGGATGLEIALAREDGTPVGYARPDGLVWGGYLHGLFDADAFRRAWLDGLRVKKGLAPVGTPTPYDLEPALDRLADVVRTALDMDAVRAMLGI; encoded by the coding sequence ATGCGCCCCCTTCCCCTCCCCTCCCACGGCGGCCACCTTCAGGCCCTGGCCCGGGCCGCCGGACGCGATCCGGCGGACATCCTGGACTTCTCGGCCAGCATGAATCCCTTGGGGCCGCCGGACGGCCTTCGGGCCATCATCAGCCGGACCGTGTCCGAGGTGGTCCATTATCCCGATCCGGACTGCTCCGGGCTCGTCACCGCCGCAAGCCGGCGCTACGGCCTGCCGCCTGAGGAACTCGTGGCCGGAAACGGCACCAGCGACCTGCTCTTCGCCCTGGCCCGGGCCGCGCGCCCGGACCCCGGGACGCGGCGCGCCCCATCCTGGTCCCGGGCCATCCTGGCCGCGCCCTGCTATGTGGACTACCGTCGGGCCTGCGCCCGGGCCGGGATCGAGGCCACGGCGGTCCTCCTCGACCCGGACCACGATTTTTCACTGGATTGGGACCGGCTCTTGGCGGGTCTTCCCCGGAAACCGGCCCTGGTCTTTCTGGGCCGGCCCCAGAATCCCACGGGCCGGTCCTTTCCGGACGCCCCCCTGCGGGAGTTGGCCGCGTTTCGCCCGGACTGCCTGTTCGTGATCGATGAGGCCTTTGCCGACTTCGTGCCGGACTTTGCCAGCCTGACCCGCAACCGCCCGGACAACGTGGCCGTCTTCTTGTCCCTGACCAAGTCCTTTGCCGTGCCGGGCCTGCGCCTGGGGCTTTTGGCCGCCGAGGCGCGGCTTGTGGCCCGGGTCCGGGACGAGCTGGCGCCGTGGGCGGTCAACGCCATGGCCCAGGCCGTGGGCCAGGCCTTTCTTGGCGACGAGGCGTATCTTTCGCGCACCCGGTCCGAGACCGGGCGGCTTCGCCGGGACTTGGCCGCGTCCCTTGCGGCGTTGCCCGGGGTGCGCGTCTTTCCCGGCGAGGCCAACTTCCTGCTGTGCCGCCTTGAGGGCCAGGCCGACGGTGCCGTTCGCCTGGGCCACCGGCTGCTTCTGGAACACGGGCTGGCCATCCGGGTCTGCGCCGACTTCGCGGGCCTTGACGGGCGATATTTCCGGGTGGCCGTACGCCGTGACGCGGACAACGCCCGCCTGCTCTCGGCCCTGGCCGCCGTGCTCGGCCAAGGCCGCCCGCGCCCCGCCAGACCGCGCCCAACCCCGGCCCTCATGTTCCAGGGCGCGTCCTCCAACGCCGGCAAAAGCGTCCTGGCCGCGGCCCTGTGCCGCATCCTGCGCCAGGACGGATACGCCGTGGCCCCTTTCAAGGCCCAGAACATGTCGCTCAATTCCGGGGTGACCCCGGACGGCCTGGAGATGGGCCGGGCCCAGATCCTCCAGGCCCGGGCCTGCGGCCTGGCCCCGGAGGCGGCCATGAACCCGGTGCTGCTCAAGCCCTCCTCGGAGACCGGCTCCCAGGTGGTGGTCATGGGCCGGCCCGTGGGCAACATGGACGCCCGGACCTATTTCGCCCGCAAGAGGGATTTTTTCGCCACGGTCACGGCGGCCTACGACGATCTGGCCGCCCGGCACGAGGTCATGGTCATCGAGGGGGCCGGAAGTCCGGCCGAGGTCAACCTCATGGCCCACGACATCGTGAACATGGCCATGGCCGCCCATGCCGGGGCCCGGGTGCTCCTGGTGGCGGACATCGACCGGGGCGGGGCGTTCGCGGCCCTGGCCGGGACCATGGAGCTTCTGCCCGAGCGGGACCGGGCCAGGGTCGTCGGGTACGTACTCAACCGCTTCCGGGGCGACCCGGGGCTTCTGGGCGACGCCCCGGACTTTGTATTCCGGATGACCGGCCGCGCGGTCCTTGGGGTGGTGCCCAACATCGTGGGCCTGGGGCTGCCCGAGGAGGACTCGGTGTCGCTCAAGGCCGGGGGGCTTTTCGCGGCCCGCCCCGGGGCCGCACTGGACCTGGCCGTGATCGACCTGCCCCACATCTCCAATTTCACGGACTGCGATGCCCTGGTGGCCGAACCGGACGTGGGCCTGCGCCTGGTCCGCTCCCCGGGGGAGGTGGCCGGACCGCGCCGGCCCGACGCGCTGATCCTGCCAGGGAGCAAGAACACCCTGGCCGATCTGCGCTGGTTGCGGGAAACGGGTCTTGACCGGTCCATCGTGGACCTGGCGGCAACGGGCCGCTGCGAGGTGGTGGGGATCTGCGCCGGGTTCCAGATGCTCGGGGAGGTGGTGGCCGATCCGCTTTGCCTGGAGTCGAAGAAACAACGCGAGTCCGGGCTTGGCCTTTTGCCCCTTTTCACGGAGCTTCTGGCCGAAAAAACCCTGCGTCTGGTCTCGGCCGGGCATACCCGAAGCGGTCTCGCCATTCGGGGCTACGAGATCCACCACGGGACCACGCGTCCGGCCGAGGGCGGCGCGACCGGGTTGGAGATCGCCCTTGCCCGCGAGGACGGCACGCCCGTGGGCTACGCCCGGCCGGACGGTCTGGTATGGGGGGGCTACCTGCACGGGCTGTTCGACGCCGACGCCTTCCGGCGCGCCTGGCTTGACGGGCTTCGGGTCAAGAAGGGGCTTGCGCCCGTCGGAACGCCGACGCCCTACGACCTGGAGCCGGCCCTGGACCGCCTGGCCGATGTGGTCCGCACGGCCCTGGACATGGACGCGGTACGGGCCATGCTCGGCATTTAG
- a CDS encoding FmdB family zinc ribbon protein, with amino-acid sequence MPIYEYRCEGCGTVFEKIQKGFDEHPESCPQCGGRAGRIMSNTSFVLKGSGWYVTDYCNRNSGAESAKSGGSGDNGGNGAKADAPAPKSAGSGAAVEKPAASPSCAAKGCGATCDVAAK; translated from the coding sequence ATGCCGATTTATGAATACCGGTGCGAAGGTTGCGGTACGGTGTTTGAAAAAATCCAGAAGGGGTTTGACGAGCACCCGGAATCCTGTCCCCAATGCGGCGGGCGGGCCGGACGGATCATGTCCAACACCTCGTTCGTGCTCAAGGGGTCGGGATGGTACGTGACCGACTACTGCAACAGAAACAGCGGGGCCGAGAGCGCGAAAAGCGGCGGCAGTGGCGACAACGGCGGCAACGGGGCCAAGGCCGACGCGCCCGCGCCCAAATCCGCCGGGTCCGGGGCGGCCGTTGAAAAGCCGGCGGCCTCCCCATCCTGCGCAGCCAAGGGGTGCGGCGCCACCTGCGACGTCGCCGCCAAATAG
- a CDS encoding MucR family transcriptional regulator encodes MDDYLKQALEIVKAQASVRTMTEEEITSMVTKLADGIKNISGGVVPEVETEEKAPPVDPKKAIREKSIVCLESGKSFKILTKRHLAKYGLTPAEYREKWGYAKGLPLVCKELQRERRKKMKEMKLWEKRIKK; translated from the coding sequence ATGGATGATTATTTGAAACAGGCCCTGGAGATCGTCAAGGCTCAGGCCAGCGTGCGTACCATGACCGAGGAGGAGATCACTTCCATGGTCACGAAGCTGGCCGATGGAATCAAAAACATCAGCGGCGGCGTGGTCCCGGAGGTGGAGACCGAGGAAAAGGCTCCTCCCGTTGACCCCAAAAAGGCCATCAGGGAGAAAAGCATCGTGTGTCTGGAGTCGGGAAAATCCTTCAAGATACTGACCAAGCGTCATCTGGCCAAATACGGCTTGACCCCGGCCGAATACAGGGAAAAATGGGGCTACGCCAAGGGGCTGCCCCTGGTCTGCAAGGAACTGCAACGCGAGCGCCGCAAGAAGATGAAAGAGATGAAGCTGTGGGAAAAGCGGATCAAGAAATAG
- a CDS encoding ABC transporter ATP-binding protein, with product MSALLDVRGVTRRYVVRGGILGTAVRTVTAVDGVDLTVGRAETVGLVGESGCGKSTLARCVVGLERPSAGTVLADGRDIRDPDMGKRLPRLVQMIFQDPFSSLNPRRSVGWSVAEGLAALGGMDRAARRERVAELLAQVGLLPEHAGRYPHQFSGGQRQRVAIARALATSPALVVCDEPVSALDVSIQAQVINLLDDLKARLGLSYLFISHDLAVVGHISDRTAVMYLGRIMELAPTAELMARPAHPYTRALLAAAPVPDPARRQARRTVLSGDAPSLFSPPGGCVFHPRCPEKSPECAAMVPQLRETSPGHFVRCLKESP from the coding sequence GTGAGCGCGCTGCTCGACGTCAGGGGCGTCACCCGGCGCTACGTGGTCAGGGGGGGCATCCTGGGCACGGCCGTGCGTACGGTCACGGCCGTGGACGGGGTGGATCTGACCGTGGGCAGGGCCGAGACCGTGGGCCTTGTGGGCGAATCCGGGTGCGGCAAGTCCACCCTGGCCCGGTGCGTGGTCGGGCTTGAACGGCCAAGCGCCGGGACGGTGCTGGCGGATGGCCGGGACATCCGGGACCCGGACATGGGAAAAAGGCTGCCACGCCTGGTCCAGATGATCTTTCAGGACCCCTTTTCCTCCCTCAATCCGCGCCGTAGCGTGGGCTGGAGCGTGGCCGAGGGGCTGGCGGCCCTGGGGGGCATGGACCGGGCCGCCAGGCGGGAGCGGGTTGCGGAGCTTCTGGCCCAGGTGGGGCTTTTGCCCGAACACGCCGGGCGCTACCCCCATCAGTTCTCAGGGGGCCAAAGGCAGCGGGTGGCCATCGCCCGGGCCCTGGCCACGAGCCCGGCCCTGGTTGTCTGCGACGAGCCGGTCTCGGCCCTGGACGTGTCCATTCAGGCCCAGGTCATCAATCTTCTGGACGACCTCAAGGCCCGTCTGGGCCTTTCGTACCTGTTCATCTCCCACGATCTGGCCGTGGTCGGGCACATAAGTGACCGGACGGCGGTCATGTACCTGGGGCGGATCATGGAACTGGCCCCAACGGCCGAACTCATGGCCCGTCCGGCCCATCCCTATACGCGGGCGCTTCTGGCCGCGGCCCCGGTCCCCGACCCGGCCAGGCGGCAGGCGCGAAGAACGGTCCTGTCCGGCGACGCCCCGAGCCTTTTTTCCCCGCCCGGGGGGTGCGTCTTCCATCCCCGGTGCCCGGAGAAAAGTCCCGAGTGCGCGGCCATGGTCCCGCAACTGCGTGAAACATCACCCGGACATTTCGTCCGTTGCCTTAAGGAGAGCCCATGA